Proteins from one Piscinibacter lacus genomic window:
- a CDS encoding SulP family inorganic anion transporter: MQPSPLTPKPKASHDRGSRLLPSWLRAYSRDTGARDGIAALIVTLMLIPQSLAYAQLAGLPPQAGLYASIAPLLLYAMFGSSSALAVGPVAVISLMTAAALGGLDPALLLDDAARMQAAMALALISGLMLLLMGLLRLGFLASFLSHPVIAGFITASGLLIATGQLKTLLNVRAEGQDLPTLLPALIQQLPQTHGLTLAIGLAVLAWLVLSRRHLKPLLLRLGLGPRLADILSRAAPVVALIASTALSQALDWAGQGVKVVGSIPAGLPPLSLPSLDPTLWRELALPALLISIVGFVESVSVAQTLAAKRRERILPDRELIALGAGNVGAAFSGGYPVTGGFARSVVNFDAGARTPAAGVYTAGGILLAGLLLTPALYHLPQATLAATIIVAVLSLVDFSVLRRTWGYAKADFLAVAGTLLATLGLGVEPGLIVGVGISLALHLYRSSRPHIAEVGQVPGTESYRNVQRHAVLTREGLLGLRIDESLYFANARAVEDHINAAVAQHPELRHVVLQCSAINAIDASALESLEAIAHRLHEAGIALHLSEVKGPVMDRLQRSDFLQQMGGQVFLTHHQAVCTLGGEFRPSTPPAAAG, encoded by the coding sequence ATGCAACCGAGCCCCCTGACCCCCAAACCCAAGGCAAGCCACGATCGCGGCTCGCGCCTGCTGCCGAGCTGGCTGCGCGCCTACTCGCGCGACACCGGGGCCCGCGACGGCATCGCCGCGCTCATCGTCACCCTGATGCTCATCCCGCAGAGCCTGGCCTATGCCCAGCTCGCCGGCCTGCCGCCGCAGGCGGGGCTTTACGCCAGCATCGCGCCGCTGCTGCTCTATGCCATGTTCGGCAGCAGCAGCGCGCTGGCCGTGGGGCCGGTGGCCGTCATCTCGCTGATGACGGCCGCAGCCCTCGGCGGCCTCGACCCCGCCCTGCTGCTCGACGACGCCGCCCGCATGCAGGCCGCCATGGCCCTGGCCCTCATCTCCGGCCTCATGCTGCTGCTGATGGGCCTGCTGCGCCTGGGCTTCCTGGCCAGCTTCCTCAGCCATCCGGTGATCGCCGGCTTCATCACCGCCTCGGGCCTGCTGATCGCCACCGGCCAGCTCAAGACCCTGCTCAATGTGCGCGCCGAGGGGCAGGACCTGCCCACCCTGCTGCCCGCCCTCATCCAGCAACTGCCGCAGACGCACGGCCTCACCCTGGCCATCGGCCTGGCCGTGCTGGCATGGCTGGTGCTCAGCCGCCGCCACCTCAAGCCCCTGCTGCTGCGCCTGGGCCTGGGCCCGCGGCTGGCCGACATCCTCAGCCGCGCCGCGCCCGTGGTGGCCCTGATCGCCAGCACCGCCCTCAGCCAGGCCCTCGATTGGGCCGGCCAGGGCGTCAAGGTCGTCGGCAGCATCCCCGCCGGCCTGCCGCCGCTGAGCCTGCCCAGCCTGGACCCGACCCTGTGGCGCGAGCTTGCCCTGCCCGCCCTGCTCATCAGCATCGTCGGCTTCGTCGAATCGGTCTCCGTCGCCCAGACCCTGGCCGCCAAGCGCCGCGAGCGCATCCTGCCCGACCGCGAGCTGATCGCCCTCGGCGCCGGCAACGTCGGCGCCGCCTTCAGCGGCGGCTACCCGGTCACGGGCGGCTTCGCCCGCTCGGTCGTCAACTTCGATGCCGGCGCGCGCACCCCCGCGGCCGGGGTCTACACCGCCGGCGGCATCCTGCTGGCCGGCCTGCTGCTGACGCCTGCGCTCTATCACCTGCCGCAAGCCACCCTGGCCGCCACCATCATCGTGGCCGTGCTTTCGCTGGTCGATTTCAGCGTGCTGCGCCGCACCTGGGGCTATGCCAAGGCCGACTTCCTCGCCGTGGCCGGCACCCTGCTGGCCACCCTGGGCCTGGGCGTGGAGCCCGGGCTCATCGTCGGCGTCGGCATCTCCCTGGCCCTGCACCTCTACCGCAGCAGCCGGCCGCACATCGCCGAAGTCGGCCAGGTGCCGGGCACCGAGTCCTATCGCAACGTGCAGCGCCATGCCGTGCTGACGCGTGAAGGCCTGCTCGGTCTGCGCATCGACGAAAGCCTCTACTTCGCCAACGCCCGCGCCGTGGAAGACCACATCAACGCCGCCGTCGCCCAGCACCCCGAGCTGCGCCACGTCGTGCTGCAGTGCTCCGCCATCAACGCCATCGACGCCAGCGCGCTGGAAAGCCTGGAAGCCATCGCCCACCGCCTGCACGAGGCCGGCATCGCCCTGCACCTCTCCGAGGTCAAAGGCCCGGTGATGGACCGCTTGCAGCGCAGCGACTTCCTGCAACAAATGGGCGGCCAGGTCTTCCTCACCCACCACCAGGCCGTGTGCACCCTGGGCGGCGAGTTCCGGCCCAGCACACCGCCCGCTGCGGCCGGCTGA
- the cydP gene encoding cytochrome oxidase putative small subunit CydP — translation MSPADHRLLRHLLIAVAIKIVVLTLLWWVFIREARVPVDSERAAAHLGGAASGPSGASK, via the coding sequence ATGAGCCCCGCCGATCACCGTCTCCTGCGCCATCTGCTGATCGCCGTTGCGATCAAGATCGTGGTGCTGACGTTGCTGTGGTGGGTCTTCATCCGCGAAGCCCGCGTGCCAGTGGACAGTGAGCGCGCGGCCGCCCATCTCGGAGGCGCCGCCTCCGGACCTTCAGGAGCCTCGAAGTGA